Proteins from a single region of Metallibacterium scheffleri:
- a CDS encoding TIGR03986 family type III CRISPR-associated RAMP protein — MISAPYNFVPLAPRVHIPAWSREVSHDWPFEDGYSGELHYILTADTPLLVGGKQIKATQDKPGSVKPLQWPDGTYAIPGSSLKGMLRSVVEIAAFGRMRMVDEVRPGLRDISKSDTVYATRVRDRVKTGFLCRRKDGGQEIVPCKMLRLDHRALEKALGVKEPIFATRTSVKDKYETWSQACRKAGKNPRSLRFDLGADAKAPIRLFEGALEGVPVFTGQINDSTQPRGKRRDFVFYARDASHAIEVSRDAWRDFLRIHGDEDGKPAMSWPGYWKNKYRAGEDVPVFYLRDTVKNKDLLRIGLAYMPKLAGDFSSLDMIEHVSCEHLQPPGAQHGYDLADLLFGAINGDSQADALRGRVSLETAHALDNPQAVAQPATILNGPKPSYFPNYITQQANPSNWKLKTSQYATYLESSQSKAPTLRGFKRYPVRPLSDAQVQSLTDEQLKNRKVQIELHTLAPESRFAGRIVFHNLKPEELGALLWALTWGGKTHLRHSLGMGKPFGFGQVHFTLDTDQSRLIPNDPAIPEAALDAARRADFVAAFAAHMEASFPQWEQSPQLLNLCAMADPAAACKLPVGMPLRHMRLEAKGKVNEFQTAKQGNSVLADYAVASGYIPATHYQPTQGKPHGAVTVSVDNKAVPAGATAPTAYATTLNTWPNAKLKWEPGPCRLTATLAGKGKPAVREQATRLLDALPEPQRERLRKKGELAGVEVEVEAQGNRLTIVGLIWPAG, encoded by the coding sequence ATGATCTCGGCGCCTTACAACTTCGTGCCGCTGGCACCCCGCGTGCATATCCCGGCGTGGTCGCGCGAAGTCTCGCACGACTGGCCTTTCGAGGATGGTTACAGCGGTGAGCTGCATTACATCCTCACTGCCGATACGCCCTTGCTGGTCGGCGGCAAGCAGATCAAGGCCACCCAGGACAAACCCGGCAGCGTCAAACCCTTGCAATGGCCCGATGGCACCTACGCCATTCCCGGTTCCAGCCTCAAGGGCATGCTGCGCAGCGTGGTCGAAATAGCGGCCTTCGGGCGCATGCGCATGGTGGATGAAGTGCGCCCAGGGCTGCGCGACATCTCAAAAAGCGATACGGTCTATGCAACGCGCGTGCGCGACAGGGTGAAGACCGGATTCCTGTGCCGACGCAAGGATGGCGGGCAGGAGATCGTCCCTTGCAAAATGCTGCGGCTTGACCATCGTGCTCTTGAAAAAGCGCTCGGCGTCAAAGAGCCGATCTTTGCGACACGCACCTCGGTTAAAGACAAATACGAGACTTGGAGCCAGGCCTGTCGAAAGGCTGGCAAGAACCCGCGGTCGTTGCGTTTCGATCTGGGCGCAGACGCCAAGGCCCCGATACGTCTGTTCGAAGGTGCCCTCGAGGGCGTACCGGTATTCACGGGCCAGATCAACGATAGCACCCAGCCACGTGGCAAGCGTCGCGATTTCGTGTTCTACGCGCGCGATGCATCCCATGCGATCGAGGTTTCTCGTGATGCATGGCGTGACTTCCTGCGCATCCATGGCGATGAGGATGGCAAACCCGCCATGTCCTGGCCCGGTTACTGGAAGAACAAATATCGCGCGGGCGAGGACGTTCCTGTTTTCTATTTGCGGGACACGGTCAAGAACAAGGATCTGCTTCGCATCGGCTTGGCCTACATGCCCAAGCTGGCAGGAGATTTTTCCAGCCTCGACATGATCGAACATGTCAGTTGCGAGCATCTGCAACCGCCCGGCGCTCAGCATGGCTACGACCTGGCCGATCTCCTGTTCGGCGCCATCAACGGTGACTCTCAGGCGGATGCATTGCGTGGCCGGGTCAGCTTGGAAACGGCGCATGCCTTGGACAATCCGCAGGCCGTTGCGCAGCCCGCTACGATCTTGAACGGCCCCAAGCCCAGTTATTTTCCCAATTACATTACCCAGCAGGCCAACCCCAGCAATTGGAAGCTCAAGACTAGCCAGTACGCGACATACCTCGAGAGTAGTCAGTCCAAGGCGCCCACTCTGCGCGGTTTCAAGCGGTATCCCGTGCGGCCCTTGAGCGATGCGCAGGTGCAGTCGCTCACTGACGAGCAACTCAAGAATCGCAAGGTGCAAATCGAGTTGCATACCCTGGCGCCGGAAAGCCGGTTTGCCGGGCGCATCGTGTTTCACAACCTCAAGCCGGAGGAGCTGGGCGCATTGCTTTGGGCGCTGACCTGGGGCGGCAAGACGCATCTGCGCCACAGCCTGGGCATGGGCAAGCCGTTTGGTTTCGGGCAAGTGCATTTCACTCTGGATACCGACCAGAGCCGGCTCATTCCGAACGATCCTGCGATCCCCGAGGCTGCCCTGGATGCAGCGCGCCGCGCCGATTTCGTGGCAGCGTTCGCGGCACATATGGAGGCCTCGTTCCCTCAGTGGGAACAGTCACCGCAGCTACTCAACCTCTGCGCCATGGCCGATCCGGCCGCTGCCTGCAAATTGCCCGTGGGCATGCCGTTGCGCCATATGCGTCTTGAGGCAAAGGGAAAAGTCAACGAATTTCAAACCGCCAAGCAAGGCAACTCCGTATTGGCCGACTATGCCGTTGCCAGCGGCTACATCCCTGCCACGCACTATCAGCCAACGCAGGGCAAGCCACACGGTGCAGTGACTGTCTCGGTGGACAATAAGGCGGTGCCAGCAGGGGCCACGGCACCCACGGCATACGCTACGACGCTCAACACCTGGCCCAATGCCAAACTCAAATGGGAGCCCGGGCCCTGCCGATTGACGGCCACGCTGGCTGGCAAAGGCAAGCCCGCAGTGAGAGAGCAAGCCACACGGTTACTCGATGCCTTGCCCGAGCCACAGCGCGAACGCCTGCGCAAGAAAGGCGAGCTTGCCGGTGTCGAGGTCGAAGTCGAGGCGCAGGGCAATCGCCTCACCATCGTCGGGCTGATTTGGCCAGCAGGCTGA
- a CDS encoding STIV orfB116 family protein: MTLYLLNSPVLTTIGTFRFTPLDVSAARARAACGFTSAIGHAGAASRMGQLLECDVPMQRVDVRMQPGDAALVLRLLRRLPEGRILEHAELAAWPHELALLERVS; the protein is encoded by the coding sequence ATGACCTTGTATCTGCTCAACTCTCCCGTACTCACCACGATAGGCACGTTCCGCTTCACGCCCTTGGACGTTTCTGCCGCACGTGCGCGCGCAGCGTGCGGGTTTACCTCGGCCATCGGTCACGCGGGTGCGGCATCGCGCATGGGTCAACTGCTCGAGTGCGACGTGCCGATGCAGCGCGTCGATGTACGCATGCAGCCTGGTGATGCCGCGCTGGTCTTGCGCCTGCTGCGGCGTCTTCCCGAAGGACGCATACTCGAGCACGCCGAGCTGGCTGCCTGGCCGCATGAGCTCGCGCTGCTTGAACGCGTGTCTTGA
- a CDS encoding ankyrin repeat domain-containing protein yields the protein MRVLHYRGLDTRRVQKAFDKVRQALIREDFHSAQIKKLAPTPYWRARLDDSNRLLLQFVRHAGETVCLLLEVIPQHAYEKSRFLRGARIDPARIEADSQQDRIDVTPEPAAPTLRWLHPERSAFELLDKPIVFDDAQEAALQLPPPAVLVGPAGSGKTAVTLAKLRQASGRVLYVTLSAYLAQSARSLYDAHGYVNEDQAVEFLSLRECLETLQIPEGREVRFADFRGWFERHRQVLRGELKELDAHALFEEFRGVIGAAPRSALDLAAYQALGVRQSLIPQGPARAVVHGLYGRYSAWLKEAGLFDLNQIAHAWMPLAEPVYDFAVIDEVQDLTRAQLALILACLKHPDAFLLCGDTHQIVHPNFFSWAAVRALFWEGRDASPDTTQPVALLRANFRNTQAVTQLGNRLLKIKHARFGSVDRESSFLIECATREIGTVQLLDATSATLREIDARTRTSARHAVIVLRDEDKPAAKAQFHTPLVFSVHEAKGLEYPHVVLFDLVSSQRAAFAEIAEGISERGLNQDDLSFRRARDKADKSLELYKFYVNALYVALTRASESLILVESDPRHSLLDLLGLRPGQPLDLAASRSSVDEWAQEARKLEQQGKQEQADAIRATFLQAKPTPWKPWSEALIRELLPRALDPRDPSNKLRQTLFDYALWHGQHAWIEQLAETTRFAPALSLAPQGALGGIPLTRGFIERADQPVLRAIANQRERWLRPYAARNIKEVLADGDRYGVDHLTPTGGTPLMCAAQAGNLPLVDALLSRGASPEQADDFGHTPWLAALNVAIEDPGTARNALGSLFERLAPGALDVQVDHRLVRLERSQAEYWVLSVMLAGLKTLGMRVSPRPLPIQRYRRGFFADAILAVLETLPEALWPAARRKRTYINHVLARAELGANYRPSRQLWVRVQQGYYMPNPAMKLRASPQADSTTGWVDLDNAFNLAWVTTGSDAWPVIGLRHAIAAPGPAEQVVQCQRPDRPED from the coding sequence ATGCGCGTCCTTCACTACCGTGGTCTCGACACACGACGAGTCCAGAAAGCCTTCGACAAAGTCCGCCAGGCGCTGATCCGCGAGGACTTCCACAGTGCCCAGATCAAGAAGCTCGCGCCCACGCCCTACTGGCGCGCGCGTCTGGATGACAGCAATCGTCTGTTGCTGCAGTTCGTGCGCCATGCCGGTGAGACGGTCTGCCTGCTGCTGGAGGTGATTCCCCAGCACGCCTATGAGAAGTCGCGCTTCCTGCGCGGCGCACGCATCGACCCGGCGCGCATCGAAGCGGATTCCCAGCAGGATCGAATCGACGTCACGCCCGAGCCGGCGGCACCGACGCTGCGCTGGTTGCATCCCGAGCGCAGCGCGTTCGAGCTGCTGGACAAGCCCATCGTGTTCGACGATGCACAGGAGGCGGCACTTCAGCTGCCGCCGCCGGCCGTGCTGGTCGGTCCAGCGGGCTCGGGCAAGACCGCCGTGACCCTGGCCAAGCTGCGTCAAGCCAGCGGCCGCGTGCTCTACGTCACCCTCTCCGCCTATCTCGCGCAGAGCGCCCGTTCCCTCTATGACGCGCACGGCTATGTCAATGAGGATCAGGCGGTCGAGTTCCTGAGCCTCCGCGAGTGCCTGGAGACACTGCAGATCCCGGAAGGACGGGAAGTCCGTTTTGCCGATTTCCGCGGCTGGTTCGAGCGCCACCGGCAAGTTCTGCGCGGCGAACTCAAGGAGTTGGATGCACATGCCTTGTTCGAGGAGTTCCGCGGCGTCATCGGTGCCGCGCCTCGTTCAGCGCTGGATCTGGCGGCCTATCAGGCCTTGGGTGTGCGCCAGTCGCTGATCCCGCAGGGTCCGGCACGCGCGGTCGTGCATGGCCTGTATGGCCGCTACAGCGCCTGGCTGAAGGAGGCCGGCCTGTTCGATCTCAACCAGATCGCGCACGCCTGGATGCCACTGGCCGAGCCGGTGTACGACTTTGCCGTCATCGACGAGGTGCAGGATCTCACCCGCGCCCAGCTGGCGCTGATCCTGGCCTGCCTGAAACATCCGGATGCTTTCCTGTTGTGCGGGGATACGCACCAGATCGTGCACCCGAACTTCTTTTCCTGGGCGGCGGTGCGTGCGCTGTTCTGGGAAGGGCGTGATGCAAGCCCGGACACCACGCAGCCCGTCGCGTTGTTGCGTGCCAATTTCCGCAACACCCAAGCGGTGACCCAGCTCGGCAACCGCCTGCTCAAGATCAAGCACGCCCGCTTCGGCTCGGTCGATCGAGAAAGCAGCTTCCTGATCGAGTGCGCCACCCGCGAAATCGGCACCGTCCAGCTCCTGGACGCCACCTCGGCGACACTGCGCGAGATCGATGCGCGCACACGGACCTCGGCGCGTCATGCCGTGATCGTGCTGCGCGATGAGGACAAGCCCGCCGCCAAGGCGCAGTTCCACACGCCGCTGGTGTTCTCGGTCCACGAGGCCAAGGGCCTCGAATACCCGCATGTGGTGTTGTTCGATCTGGTCTCCAGCCAGCGCGCGGCCTTCGCCGAGATTGCCGAAGGCATTTCCGAGCGTGGTCTGAACCAGGACGACCTGAGCTTTCGCAGGGCGCGCGACAAGGCCGACAAGTCGCTCGAGCTGTACAAGTTTTACGTCAACGCCCTGTACGTCGCGCTCACGCGCGCCAGCGAGAGCCTGATCCTGGTCGAATCCGATCCGCGCCATTCCCTGCTGGATCTGCTCGGCTTGCGCCCGGGTCAGCCGCTGGATCTCGCAGCCAGCCGCTCCAGTGTCGATGAATGGGCACAGGAGGCGCGCAAGCTGGAGCAGCAGGGCAAGCAGGAACAAGCCGATGCCATTCGCGCGACGTTCCTGCAGGCCAAGCCGACACCCTGGAAGCCTTGGTCGGAAGCGCTGATCCGTGAACTGCTGCCGCGGGCGCTGGACCCGCGCGATCCTTCCAACAAACTCCGGCAGACCCTGTTCGATTACGCCCTCTGGCACGGCCAGCATGCCTGGATCGAACAACTCGCGGAGACGACACGCTTTGCGCCTGCCCTCAGCCTCGCGCCGCAAGGCGCCCTCGGCGGCATCCCGCTCACGCGCGGTTTCATCGAGCGCGCCGACCAACCGGTCTTGCGCGCGATCGCCAACCAGCGTGAGCGCTGGTTGCGCCCTTATGCGGCACGCAACATCAAGGAGGTGCTGGCCGATGGCGATCGATATGGCGTCGACCACCTGACACCGACCGGGGGAACGCCCCTGATGTGCGCCGCGCAGGCGGGCAACCTCCCACTGGTCGATGCATTGTTGTCCCGTGGCGCCAGTCCCGAACAGGCTGATGACTTCGGACATACGCCGTGGCTGGCAGCGCTCAATGTCGCCATCGAGGATCCGGGTACGGCGCGCAATGCCCTGGGGAGCTTGTTCGAGCGTTTGGCACCGGGCGCGCTCGATGTGCAGGTCGACCACCGTTTGGTGCGCCTCGAACGATCGCAAGCGGAATACTGGGTGCTCAGCGTCATGCTGGCGGGGCTGAAAACCTTGGGCATGCGCGTCAGCCCGCGACCGCTGCCAATACAGCGCTATCGCCGCGGCTTCTTCGCCGACGCCATCCTGGCCGTGCTGGAAACCTTACCCGAAGCCCTGTGGCCCGCCGCGCGGCGCAAGCGCACCTACATCAACCACGTGCTCGCACGCGCGGAGCTCGGCGCGAACTATCGCCCCTCACGACAACTGTGGGTGCGGGTCCAGCAAGGCTACTACATGCCCAATCCGGCCATGAAGCTGCGCGCATCACCGCAAGCAGACAGCACGACAGGCTGGGTGGATCTGGACAACGCCTTCAACCTGGCCTGGGTCACCACCGGCAGCGATGCATGGCCTGTGATCGGATTGCGTCATGCGATCGCGGCGCCGGGGCCAGCCGAGCAAGTTGTCCAGTGTCAACGGCCTGACCGGCCAGAAGATTGA
- a CDS encoding site-specific integrase, with product MRTRIESGKLFVDFRYRGQRCREQTDFADTPANRRLLQGLLKRIERAISEGSFVYSAFFPDSPRAALMAAPGLPPAIHGALGTPPGVPMPATMTSSNATALAAAPVFATFAETWYAEMTPQWRGRYRENVRAVLDRDLLPRFGTQPLARIGKAEVLALRAKLAQRPGKQGTLGPARINKILGVLRQILNEAADRFGLVPAFRGIKPLKLPRSEVQPFTLEEVQRILAMVRPDYRHYLTVRFFTGLRTGEINALMWEHIDFTRSQILVRQTLVDGEATPGGKTLGSVRDVPMLPMVRQALEAQFQQRRPDVSWVFATREGGPIDGHNFNNRIWLPLLRYLSLKPRRPYQTRHTAATLMLAAGENPEWIARVLGHANTEMLFKVYSRFVPNLTRRDGLALAGLLEQRPLSVIPVKEDVMTPPS from the coding sequence GTGCGTACCCGCATCGAGTCCGGGAAGTTGTTCGTCGATTTCCGCTATCGCGGTCAGCGGTGCCGAGAGCAGACGGACTTTGCCGACACGCCGGCCAATCGCCGGCTGCTGCAAGGCCTGCTCAAGCGCATCGAGCGCGCGATCAGCGAGGGCAGCTTCGTGTATTCGGCATTTTTCCCGGACAGTCCGCGTGCCGCACTCATGGCGGCGCCGGGCTTGCCCCCGGCCATCCACGGCGCCCTTGGCACACCGCCGGGCGTGCCGATGCCGGCGACCATGACGAGCAGCAATGCCACCGCTCTCGCCGCGGCGCCTGTCTTCGCCACCTTTGCCGAAACCTGGTACGCGGAGATGACGCCGCAGTGGCGAGGTCGCTACCGCGAGAACGTCCGCGCGGTGTTGGACCGGGATCTGTTGCCACGCTTCGGCACGCAGCCGCTGGCCCGGATCGGCAAGGCCGAGGTATTGGCCCTGCGCGCCAAGCTGGCGCAGCGCCCCGGCAAGCAAGGCACCCTTGGGCCGGCGCGCATCAACAAGATCCTCGGCGTGCTGCGACAGATCCTCAACGAGGCCGCCGATCGCTTCGGCCTGGTGCCCGCGTTCCGCGGCATCAAGCCCCTGAAGCTGCCGCGCAGCGAGGTGCAGCCCTTCACCCTGGAGGAGGTGCAGCGCATCCTGGCCATGGTGCGACCGGATTACCGGCATTACCTGACGGTGCGCTTCTTCACCGGCCTGCGCACGGGCGAGATCAACGCCCTGATGTGGGAGCACATCGACTTCACGCGCAGCCAGATCCTGGTGCGCCAGACCCTGGTCGATGGCGAGGCCACGCCCGGCGGCAAGACGCTCGGCTCGGTGCGCGATGTGCCCATGCTGCCGATGGTGCGTCAGGCGCTGGAAGCGCAGTTCCAGCAGCGTCGGCCGGACGTGTCCTGGGTGTTCGCCACGCGCGAGGGCGGACCGATCGATGGCCACAACTTCAACAACCGCATCTGGCTGCCGCTGCTGCGCTACCTCAGCCTGAAACCGCGCCGCCCGTACCAGACCCGGCATACCGCCGCGACCCTGATGCTGGCCGCCGGCGAGAACCCGGAGTGGATCGCCCGCGTGCTGGGTCACGCCAACACCGAGATGCTGTTCAAGGTCTACAGCCGCTTCGTGCCCAACCTGACCCGGCGCGATGGCCTCGCCCTGGCCGGGTTGTTGGAGCAGCGGCCGTTGTCCGTGATCCCTGTCAAGGAGGACGTCATGACGCCACCCAGCTAA
- a CDS encoding HD domain-containing protein: MNTTTLTNPLLRSESLPDVYSSEGILAWGRAHPALPSGVSLINAGGITPVECWAEGPRDHATTIDFAEVELLRTAQGVMHLVEARRTADFDPLAQVPGAFCCIPLAIEQLRGTVDAMDTPALQDFIRTVFKVPVIFYRYWTAPAGAHHAYPGGLIEHSLHVMEIVQRTLRKQALADQGVEPAARDLALTAALLHEVGKTAAYDAQGGRTEHCRRIGHELLGVELLWPALLAMRQESPLLADGLHVLLTNRTYFAESPLPLRRLSDLLRWADNKSAASAGAPQD, encoded by the coding sequence ATGAATACGACGACCCTGACCAATCCCCTGTTGCGCAGTGAATCGCTCCCGGATGTCTACAGCAGCGAGGGCATTCTCGCCTGGGGCCGCGCGCACCCGGCGTTGCCGAGCGGCGTCTCGCTGATCAACGCTGGCGGCATCACCCCGGTCGAGTGCTGGGCCGAGGGGCCGCGTGACCATGCCACCACGATCGACTTCGCCGAGGTCGAGCTGCTGCGCACGGCACAGGGTGTGATGCACCTGGTCGAGGCCCGGCGCACGGCCGATTTCGATCCGCTGGCGCAGGTGCCCGGTGCGTTCTGCTGCATCCCGCTGGCCATCGAGCAGCTGCGCGGCACTGTCGATGCCATGGACACCCCGGCGCTGCAGGATTTCATCCGTACGGTATTCAAGGTCCCAGTGATCTTCTATCGCTACTGGACCGCGCCGGCCGGTGCGCACCACGCCTATCCGGGCGGACTGATCGAGCACAGCCTGCATGTGATGGAGATCGTGCAGCGCACGCTGCGCAAACAGGCACTGGCCGATCAAGGCGTCGAGCCCGCGGCACGCGACCTGGCCCTCACGGCCGCGCTGCTGCACGAGGTCGGCAAGACGGCGGCCTACGACGCCCAGGGTGGCCGCACCGAGCATTGCCGCCGGATCGGGCACGAGCTGCTCGGCGTCGAGTTGCTGTGGCCGGCCCTGCTGGCGATGCGTCAGGAGTCCCCGCTGCTGGCCGATGGGCTGCACGTGTTGCTGACGAATCGGACGTACTTCGCCGAGAGCCCGCTGCCGCTGCGCCGGCTCAGCGATCTGCTGCGCTGGGCGGACAACAAGAGCGCGGCCAGCGCCGGTGCCCCGCAAGACTGA